The following coding sequences are from one Saprospiraceae bacterium window:
- a CDS encoding PKD domain-containing protein, with product MNKKQEMESVKLNISKICKSLSASLVLLFCAWIVPSSSFATHIVGGQLSYRCLDHSQYEVTLIVRRDCKNGDNDVYFDNPALVGIFYGDNQEAWRVYNGTYKMTLINDDTLSESINRWCIGPNDEVCVHQTIYKDTLTLPFDERGYKLVYQRCCRNKTLLNIESPLNTGMTLEADITAASLLNCNSGAVFGPFPPIYACVNTPITFNHSAVDLNNDSLVYRLCAPLNGKDSASPAGKSDFPPYLEVVWRGSFSLSNLTNDLGLPGTVLSIDPKTGIITGTPNIIGQFLVGVCVDEYRAGKIISSTHRDFELNIVPCGTRPTASFTKSTPACDGLRQSFSNTSTQSTNYEWYFDWNGNRNLKSTDQNPVFVYPGPGRYEVVLISYNGPCVDTATLTIDVIDPGLNANFNYVVDCKTNLILSLMNLSTTKDSIVSYSWKVTGGNNNFSSSVKNPIFVLSDDGRITIELTVKDRFGCTSVKTEIITVNNIEVELVPGPLNICSGDKVHLVKNPNTSYNYNWAPITGLDLTIPSDPVASPNQNTTYKVTISDANCSIERSIDVLVRGRVNLNVTGDTTLCDGKLELTASSDSTTVFKWSLNANFNPVLANGPKLNTTINGNTTIYVMAGKDDQCQVTREIHILDESVKLRYNPQIVMCAGDTQMFMITNLEPNVPLTIEWQSNPIIINGLNSLTPKIYISTPGSYNIIYHAVNAHGCEKMDTIEVIAVLPPNPEFSVKNKCGELKIDVATSGNRTVSWDFGDGKGKSNLPVTSYTYEKSGTYIVTLVVDSVCTRTLSKEVKVVLIDDEIDEKHLVCFRDCIELNSTFNPNYVYRWTPSDYLSDPNSPNPIFCGGKSTVYVVHISDPAFPFCEAEREVDIFVPEVLILGQDYKIPNDTTLCEKGPVDLNAEQINPNITLTWCDQYGKEIGKNPVRVNPDTTTFYILKTRDQNDCGNRDTVRVYLYELDAMITGPDDICRGDQAMLIVESNLASEYTYTWTPKEGIIGSDKEAKLTVKPDNTTMYEVEINNGKGCVWTLSHIIQVKDLSKEVFAKAEPEIIVAGVKSQLTTVNQSGYKYKWEPGDGLSATDIYNPLAMPEKTTTYTVTVTDDLGCTATASVTVTVLTCEETVFVPNAFSPNADSHNDVLYVRSPFIRKMEFVVTNRWGQEMFRTTDQTSGWRGDYKGEVLGPDVFGFCVRYTCPDNKEYTKLGNVTIIK from the coding sequence ATGAATAAAAAACAAGAAATGGAAAGTGTGAAACTTAATATATCAAAAATCTGCAAATCTCTTTCAGCGAGTTTAGTCTTATTATTTTGTGCCTGGATTGTTCCTTCTTCATCTTTTGCAACGCATATAGTGGGAGGGCAGTTGAGTTATAGATGCTTGGATCATTCCCAGTATGAAGTGACTTTGATTGTGCGAAGAGACTGTAAGAACGGTGATAATGATGTTTATTTTGACAATCCTGCTTTGGTAGGAATTTTTTATGGAGACAATCAAGAAGCATGGCGAGTCTATAATGGAACTTATAAGATGACTCTCATCAATGATGATACTTTGAGCGAGAGTATTAATAGATGGTGTATTGGACCTAATGATGAAGTTTGTGTTCACCAGACAATTTACAAGGATACTCTCACATTGCCTTTTGATGAAAGAGGATATAAATTGGTTTACCAACGATGTTGTCGAAATAAAACTTTGCTAAATATTGAATCACCATTGAACACGGGCATGACCTTAGAGGCCGACATCACAGCTGCAAGTTTATTAAATTGTAATTCTGGAGCAGTATTCGGGCCTTTTCCTCCTATTTACGCTTGTGTCAATACGCCAATCACATTTAATCATTCTGCGGTTGATTTGAACAACGACTCATTGGTTTATAGATTGTGTGCTCCATTGAATGGTAAAGACTCTGCAAGTCCGGCTGGAAAATCAGATTTTCCACCATATTTAGAAGTGGTTTGGAGAGGATCATTTAGCTTATCAAACTTAACAAATGACTTGGGATTACCCGGGACAGTTTTATCCATCGATCCTAAAACAGGAATTATTACAGGTACACCGAATATTATAGGCCAATTTTTAGTAGGCGTTTGTGTAGATGAGTACAGAGCTGGTAAAATAATTTCTAGCACGCATCGCGATTTTGAATTAAACATAGTTCCATGTGGAACTAGACCTACAGCTTCATTCACCAAATCTACTCCTGCTTGTGATGGTTTGAGACAAAGTTTCTCAAATACTAGCACTCAATCTACCAATTACGAGTGGTATTTTGATTGGAATGGGAATCGAAATTTAAAATCTACAGATCAGAATCCTGTGTTTGTTTATCCCGGACCTGGGCGTTATGAAGTTGTCTTAATATCTTATAATGGTCCATGTGTGGATACAGCCACTCTTACTATCGATGTTATCGATCCGGGTTTAAATGCTAATTTTAATTATGTCGTTGATTGCAAAACAAATTTGATATTAAGCTTAATGAATCTTTCCACAACAAAGGATTCAATCGTAAGTTATAGTTGGAAAGTAACCGGTGGAAATAATAATTTCAGTTCAAGTGTAAAGAATCCAATATTCGTATTGTCTGATGATGGTCGAATCACCATCGAATTGACAGTAAAAGATCGATTTGGCTGTACTTCTGTTAAAACAGAGATCATAACAGTAAATAATATTGAGGTGGAATTAGTGCCCGGACCATTAAACATATGCTCCGGCGATAAAGTGCATCTGGTTAAGAATCCAAATACTTCCTATAATTATAACTGGGCACCAATTACAGGTCTGGATCTCACGATCCCTAGCGATCCGGTTGCCAGCCCAAATCAAAATACAACCTATAAAGTGACTATTTCGGATGCAAACTGTAGTATTGAAAGGTCCATAGATGTTTTGGTAAGGGGTAGAGTTAATTTAAATGTAACGGGAGATACCACACTTTGTGATGGAAAACTTGAACTTACCGCGTCTTCAGATTCGACGACAGTGTTTAAGTGGTCGTTGAATGCAAACTTCAATCCGGTACTTGCCAATGGGCCCAAACTGAACACCACTATTAATGGAAATACTACGATATATGTAATGGCAGGGAAGGATGATCAATGCCAGGTGACAAGAGAAATCCATATTTTGGATGAATCCGTCAAATTAAGGTATAATCCTCAAATCGTTATGTGTGCCGGTGATACACAAATGTTTATGATTACTAATCTTGAGCCTAATGTTCCTCTCACGATTGAGTGGCAGTCCAATCCAATAATTATCAATGGATTGAATAGCTTGACGCCAAAGATTTATATATCTACACCAGGTTCATATAATATCATTTATCACGCTGTGAATGCACATGGTTGTGAAAAAATGGACACGATTGAAGTGATTGCTGTCCTTCCACCAAATCCAGAATTTTCAGTGAAGAATAAATGTGGCGAATTAAAGATTGACGTTGCTACCTCAGGTAATAGAACTGTGAGTTGGGACTTCGGTGATGGAAAAGGTAAATCAAACTTGCCTGTAACAAGTTATACTTATGAAAAATCAGGTACTTATATTGTTACCTTAGTGGTGGATAGTGTCTGTACAAGAACTCTCTCAAAAGAGGTCAAAGTTGTTTTGATTGATGATGAGATCGACGAAAAGCATCTCGTTTGTTTTCGAGACTGCATTGAGCTGAATTCAACATTCAATCCAAATTATGTTTACAGATGGACGCCATCGGATTATCTGAGTGACCCTAATTCCCCTAATCCAATTTTCTGTGGGGGAAAATCGACCGTATATGTTGTTCATATTAGCGATCCGGCATTCCCATTTTGTGAAGCAGAAAGGGAGGTGGATATTTTTGTTCCGGAAGTTTTGATTTTAGGACAGGATTATAAAATTCCAAATGATACAACTTTATGTGAAAAAGGTCCTGTCGATCTAAATGCAGAACAAATTAATCCAAATATCACATTAACATGGTGTGATCAATATGGTAAGGAAATAGGAAAAAATCCGGTACGAGTGAATCCTGACACCACAACATTTTATATCCTTAAAACAAGAGATCAGAATGATTGCGGAAACAGAGATACTGTTCGGGTTTATTTGTATGAATTAGATGCTATGATAACCGGTCCTGACGATATCTGTAGAGGAGATCAAGCAATGTTGATTGTGGAAAGCAATCTCGCATCAGAATATACGTATACTTGGACCCCAAAAGAAGGGATAATAGGTTCGGATAAAGAAGCTAAACTAACAGTAAAGCCTGATAATACTACAATGTATGAAGTAGAAATCAATAATGGAAAAGGTTGCGTTTGGACACTTAGCCATATTATCCAGGTAAAGGATCTCAGTAAAGAAGTATTCGCGAAAGCTGAACCAGAAATTATTGTTGCTGGTGTAAAATCGCAATTGACCACAGTAAATCAATCCGGATATAAATACAAATGGGAGCCGGGAGATGGCTTGTCTGCAACCGATATTTACAATCCACTTGCAATGCCGGAAAAAACTACAACTTATACAGTAACAGTTACTGATGATTTAGGATGTACCGCCACGGCGAGCGTAACTGTAACGGTTTTGACCTGTGAAGAAACAGTATTCGTTCCAAATGCTTTCAGTCCAAATGCAGATTCTCACAATGACGTTCTATATGTTAGAAGTCCGTTTATACGAAAAATGGAATTCGTTGTAACAAATCGATGGGGTCAGGAAATGTTTAGGACCACTGATCAAACTAGTGGATGGAGAGGTGATTATAAAGGTGAAGTTCTGGGACCGGATGTATTCGGTTTCTGTGTTAGGTATACCTGTCCGGACAATAAGGAATATACGAAGTTGGGAAATGTAACTATCATAAAATAA
- a CDS encoding porin, with the protein MNSKWILLFFISSLLSTQGYCLGNSQLINAMPFDSIRPVKWYDQISLKGYIQLRYNRLLETNENLACESCDRSWGKNNSFSLRRVRLSISGKVNPKLSFQLQTDFASSASSTSPHFNQIKDAYFDYAIDNKQEFKIRFGQSKIPFGFETIQSSSLRLPFDRSDAINSGVANERDLGMQLYWTPKTIKNIHNEILSMGLKGSGDYGLFNFGIYNGQTGNKIELNNQVHMVLHTSLPLKIKNQIAQIGIDAYNGKFVVSSLSKNVSSTESNNEFKDQRIGMHAILFPKPIGIQLEYNAGKGPKFNPLNSTIEAADLSGGYAMLIYNLKLEKGHQLMPFVRYQIFDGGKKAELDARAYNIKEWEIGIEWQLYKAFEITASYLLSDRRYDDGTVPGNYQKGNLLRLQAQCSF; encoded by the coding sequence ATGAATTCAAAATGGATTTTACTGTTTTTCATTAGCTCTCTTTTATCCACCCAGGGTTATTGTCTTGGTAATTCTCAATTGATTAATGCCATGCCATTTGATTCCATTCGGCCTGTCAAGTGGTATGATCAAATTTCATTAAAAGGCTATATACAGCTTCGGTACAATCGTCTGCTGGAAACAAATGAAAATCTCGCATGTGAATCCTGTGATCGATCATGGGGCAAAAACAACAGCTTTTCTTTAAGAAGGGTCCGTCTATCTATTTCAGGGAAAGTAAATCCGAAACTTTCATTTCAACTCCAAACAGATTTTGCCAGCTCAGCTTCCTCAACGAGCCCACATTTTAATCAAATCAAGGATGCTTATTTTGATTATGCAATAGACAACAAGCAAGAATTCAAGATCAGATTTGGTCAGAGTAAAATTCCCTTTGGATTCGAAACGATCCAATCCAGTAGTCTGCGTTTACCTTTTGACAGAAGCGATGCTATCAACAGTGGTGTAGCAAATGAAAGAGATTTAGGAATGCAATTGTACTGGACTCCCAAAACAATAAAAAATATCCACAATGAAATTCTTTCGATGGGTCTAAAAGGTTCTGGGGATTATGGTCTGTTCAACTTTGGAATTTATAATGGCCAGACAGGCAACAAAATAGAACTGAACAACCAAGTACATATGGTTTTGCATACTAGTCTACCCCTCAAAATCAAAAATCAAATTGCTCAGATCGGTATAGATGCATATAATGGCAAATTTGTTGTCTCGAGTTTAAGCAAAAATGTAAGCTCAACAGAATCTAATAATGAATTCAAAGACCAAAGGATCGGAATGCATGCGATTCTCTTCCCAAAACCAATAGGTATTCAATTGGAGTATAATGCAGGCAAAGGACCAAAATTCAACCCTCTGAATTCTACAATTGAAGCAGCCGATTTATCAGGTGGATATGCGATGTTAATATATAATTTGAAACTTGAGAAAGGTCATCAGCTTATGCCTTTTGTTAGATACCAAATATTTGATGGTGGCAAAAAAGCTGAATTAGATGCCAGAGCATATAATATAAAAGAATGGGAAATAGGAATAGAGTGGCAACTCTACAAAGCCTTCGAGATTACAGCCTCCTATTTGCTTTCGGATAGACGATATGACGATGGTACAGTTCCAGGTAACTATCAGAAAGGAAACCTATTGAGACTACAAGCACAATGTAGTTTCTAG
- the purB gene encoding adenylosuccinate lyase, whose protein sequence is MENISPLYAISPIDGRYSVQSENLRNYFSEAALFKFRIWVEIQYLLELISTKVLTYQLSGDEINYLEGLYKEFSLTDAFEIKNIESTTRHDIKAVEYFIKNKLQRINREDLSEFVHFALTSQDINNTAIPLSLKAATYEVILPKLDELHQTLFELGKNWKKIPMLARTHGQAASPSSLGKEILVFWERLGKQLSKLKQYKFSAKFGGATGNFNAHRISFENVDWESWADQFIFKLGLSRQHFTTQIAHYDEIAEYFQIIVRINTIFIDLCRDIWAYISIEYFTQVSISTEVGSSAMPHKVNPIDFENAEGNCGISNAISQHFVEKLPISRWQRDLTDSTVLRNIGLPIAHLMISVDSILRGFSKLKVNYTKIEADLGNNVLILAEAIQTVLRKEGVSQPYELLKAFTRGKSQLSKEELIQFINGLPVSLETKQKLLSLSPDKYTGYACDEHFPEL, encoded by the coding sequence ATGGAAAATATATCTCCACTATATGCCATTTCGCCAATTGATGGCAGGTATTCAGTTCAAAGCGAAAATCTGAGAAACTATTTTTCAGAAGCAGCGCTATTTAAATTCAGAATATGGGTAGAAATTCAGTATTTGTTGGAATTAATTTCAACCAAAGTCCTTACTTATCAACTCTCCGGTGATGAAATTAATTACCTTGAGGGATTGTACAAAGAATTTTCCCTTACTGACGCATTTGAAATAAAAAATATAGAGTCCACAACAAGACATGACATCAAAGCAGTAGAGTATTTTATTAAAAATAAGTTGCAGCGAATAAATAGAGAAGATTTATCCGAATTTGTACATTTCGCACTCACCTCACAAGACATAAACAACACAGCAATACCATTGTCTTTGAAAGCGGCAACATATGAAGTGATTCTTCCGAAGCTAGATGAACTCCACCAAACGCTTTTTGAACTCGGTAAAAACTGGAAAAAAATTCCCATGCTTGCAAGAACCCATGGTCAGGCAGCAAGCCCAAGTTCACTTGGAAAAGAAATTTTAGTTTTTTGGGAAAGGCTTGGCAAGCAACTATCCAAATTAAAACAATACAAGTTTTCAGCTAAGTTTGGTGGCGCAACCGGCAATTTTAATGCACACCGAATCAGCTTTGAGAATGTAGACTGGGAAAGTTGGGCTGATCAATTTATATTCAAACTCGGCCTGAGCAGACAACATTTTACGACCCAAATAGCACATTACGATGAGATCGCAGAGTATTTTCAAATCATCGTACGCATCAATACAATATTCATCGATTTATGCCGAGATATTTGGGCTTACATTTCGATTGAATATTTCACCCAAGTAAGCATTTCAACCGAAGTAGGCTCTTCCGCAATGCCTCATAAAGTAAACCCTATTGATTTTGAAAATGCCGAAGGAAATTGTGGGATCTCAAATGCAATTAGTCAACACTTTGTTGAAAAACTTCCCATTTCAAGATGGCAGAGAGATCTTACTGACAGCACAGTCCTGCGCAATATAGGTTTGCCTATAGCACATTTGATGATATCTGTGGATTCCATCTTGCGAGGATTTTCAAAATTAAAGGTTAACTATACCAAAATTGAGGCAGATTTAGGGAATAATGTATTAATCTTAGCAGAAGCGATCCAGACCGTGTTACGTAAAGAAGGTGTTTCTCAACCGTATGAATTATTAAAGGCATTTACAAGAGGAAAAAGTCAGCTCTCAAAAGAGGAATTGATCCAGTTTATCAATGGTTTACCTGTTTCTCTTGAAACAAAACAGAAGTTGCTGTCTCTATCCCCCGACAAATACACCGGCTATGCTTGTGACGAGCACTTTCCTGAACTTTGA
- a CDS encoding TIGR02206 family membrane protein, translating into MHEHFVIESRSDLWYYGLAGGALYIVLILGLGFLAKKNNKEKLFSKVLFWFLLLREIVFFVTITMQGKFTLVDSLPLHLCTISYIFCIIYFYNKNRFSFEFLMLLSLGGAIQSLLTPEMTHGYSDYFYVDYYISHCTIIMTPFYGFFIDHYKPRKLSFMWVWLIGHIILMIVGMINSLIGSNYIYLCAKPKVDNAMVDGFFPNHLVSFEVFGTLHIILFYVFFRFVFATKKHTY; encoded by the coding sequence ATGCACGAACATTTTGTTATAGAATCTAGAAGTGATTTGTGGTATTATGGATTGGCAGGAGGGGCACTTTATATTGTACTGATTTTAGGATTGGGTTTCCTTGCCAAAAAAAATAACAAAGAAAAATTATTCTCCAAGGTATTGTTTTGGTTTTTACTTCTTAGAGAAATAGTATTTTTTGTAACGATAACGATGCAAGGAAAATTCACATTGGTAGATTCTTTGCCACTTCATCTTTGTACCATTTCTTATATTTTCTGCATAATCTACTTCTACAACAAAAATAGATTTTCATTTGAATTCTTGATGTTACTTTCACTTGGTGGAGCAATTCAAAGCTTGCTGACTCCTGAAATGACACATGGATATAGCGATTATTTTTATGTAGATTATTATATCAGCCATTGCACTATTATCATGACTCCTTTTTATGGATTTTTCATTGATCATTACAAACCCAGAAAACTATCTTTCATGTGGGTGTGGCTGATCGGACATATTATATTAATGATTGTAGGAATGATCAATTCATTAATAGGTTCCAATTACATCTATTTATGTGCGAAACCAAAGGTGGATAATGCAATGGTAGATGGATTTTTTCCGAATCATCTGGTCAGTTTTGAAGTGTTCGGCACTTTACACATTATTTTATTCTATGTGTTTTTTAGATTTGTCTTCGCCACGAAAAAGCACACATATTAA
- a CDS encoding tRNA-(ms[2]io[6]A)-hydroxylase codes for MKYNLDIRLESSPAWIKTVLADFDSFLIDHADCERKASAVALSLVAKYPDKVEIIPELIDTALEELEHFRAVYQIMEMRKIKLQHSIPEDPYIKLLMSRMHSGLQERFLDRLLIGSVFETRGAERFKLVEENLEDAELKKFYKMLWTSEAKHGNIYVKMALNYFDEKKVYQRLNWWLDQEAEVITSLPIRAALH; via the coding sequence TTGAAATATAATCTTGATATCAGACTGGAAAGTTCTCCTGCCTGGATAAAAACTGTTCTGGCTGATTTTGACAGCTTCCTAATTGATCATGCGGATTGCGAACGAAAAGCTTCAGCAGTAGCCTTAAGTTTAGTAGCAAAATATCCCGATAAGGTAGAAATCATTCCGGAACTTATCGACACAGCTCTAGAAGAACTCGAGCATTTTAGAGCTGTGTACCAAATCATGGAGATGCGCAAAATCAAACTGCAGCACTCTATCCCGGAAGATCCTTATATTAAATTATTGATGTCCAGGATGCATTCCGGTCTTCAGGAAAGATTTTTGGACAGATTATTGATTGGGTCTGTATTCGAAACAAGAGGTGCTGAAAGATTTAAACTAGTTGAAGAAAATCTGGAAGATGCGGAATTAAAAAAATTTTACAAAATGCTTTGGACTTCTGAAGCCAAGCATGGAAATATTTATGTAAAAATGGCTTTAAACTATTTCGATGAAAAAAAGGTGTACCAAAGATTGAATTGGTGGTTGGATCAGGAAGCTGAAGTCATAACTTCACTACCTATTCGAGCTGCATTGCATTAA
- a CDS encoding AAA family ATPase has product MDFVPSEIRLSTEQHEVMDRLTECRGQVFLTGKAGSGKSTLLQIIRNNKDFQSIVLAPTGVAAINVQGQTIHSFFKFPPGIIQRYNTGIQKLIKKADVIIIDEVSMVRADLCDHINLALQTNTKSKKAFGGKPIIFVGDLFQLPPVVSRLEEEFISSQYESPYFFSSRILKSLSDFELIELRDIFRQKDQSFIQLLNRIRKNECGEEDLFILNERLLRPANHEYDEWVIHLCGTNATAQGINLKKLSELPGVPKTYPAKVTGKVNINQFPIDQMLTLKSGAQIVFLRNDPDKRFVNGSLGKVIECKQESLLVSIEGHQEPLEINAVLWDQIEYHVDSQGKINQNIIGNISQFPIKAAWAITIHKSQGKTFEKVHIDLGSGAFENGQLYVALSRCKTLEGISLRHPIRYRDIRTDDRIVDFMNQFR; this is encoded by the coding sequence ATGGATTTCGTACCATCTGAAATCCGGCTTTCCACAGAGCAGCATGAGGTTATGGACAGATTAACTGAATGCAGGGGACAGGTTTTTCTCACCGGTAAAGCCGGTAGCGGAAAATCTACCTTACTCCAAATCATTAGAAACAACAAGGATTTTCAAAGCATTGTGCTGGCTCCTACGGGGGTTGCAGCGATCAATGTCCAAGGCCAAACCATTCATTCTTTTTTCAAATTCCCGCCAGGGATAATTCAAAGGTACAATACAGGAATTCAAAAATTGATCAAAAAAGCTGACGTCATTATCATCGATGAAGTCAGTATGGTGCGAGCAGACCTATGTGACCATATTAATCTCGCATTGCAAACAAATACCAAATCTAAAAAGGCATTTGGTGGCAAACCGATCATTTTTGTGGGAGACTTATTTCAGTTACCACCCGTTGTTAGCAGACTTGAAGAAGAATTTATTTCCAGTCAATATGAAAGCCCTTATTTCTTTTCTTCACGCATTTTAAAAAGCCTATCTGATTTTGAATTGATCGAACTAAGAGATATCTTCAGACAAAAAGATCAGAGTTTCATCCAGTTGTTAAATCGAATTAGAAAAAATGAGTGCGGTGAAGAAGATCTGTTTATACTGAATGAACGTCTCCTCCGACCCGCAAACCACGAGTATGATGAATGGGTGATACACCTATGTGGAACTAACGCCACAGCTCAAGGAATCAATCTTAAGAAACTAAGTGAGTTGCCGGGAGTGCCTAAAACTTATCCTGCAAAAGTGACAGGGAAGGTTAATATAAATCAATTCCCTATCGACCAAATGCTCACCTTGAAATCAGGAGCTCAAATCGTATTTCTTAGAAATGACCCTGACAAACGATTCGTAAATGGGAGCCTTGGAAAGGTTATCGAATGTAAGCAAGAGAGCTTACTGGTTAGCATTGAAGGTCATCAAGAACCCCTGGAAATTAATGCGGTACTTTGGGATCAGATTGAATATCACGTGGATAGCCAAGGTAAAATCAATCAGAACATAATAGGCAACATCAGTCAATTTCCAATTAAGGCTGCCTGGGCTATTACTATACATAAGAGCCAGGGAAAAACTTTTGAGAAAGTACATATTGACCTGGGGTCAGGTGCCTTTGAGAATGGACAACTATATGTTGCTTTAAGCCGGTGCAAGACTCTTGAGGGCATCAGTCTCCGACATCCCATAAGGTACAGAGATATCAGAACAGATGATCGAATAGTAGATTTTATGAATCAATTCAGGTGA